The following proteins come from a genomic window of Maribacter sp. HTCC2170:
- a CDS encoding SusD/RagB family nutrient-binding outer membrane lipoprotein codes for MKNINNIIRNTVVIAMVGILFISCEKHLEDLYDNPNAVTTIDDSALFTKAVRSLFQGTTDNGSSHFAGMHAHYYVAGSTWRAPDQYGDGHDGDYNSILSSGYSGTIRHIEEVLQITTTDGTQNNVRNAMANIIAVLGYAKITDAFGDVPYTEGGKGKSEDILQPKYDTQESIYKDMIIRLTNSIGILKSADPAMGYPGSDPIFDNDLDKWVRFANSVRLRLGMRLRYADNALSQSTVAQCLADPLMEDPSHDASMIETEGTGNAWFGRRTGFPSIKMSTMLIDQLEGTSDPRLSVFVSQDANGQYSGMVNGLTDLAFGASDFANQSDMGLALSSSESKLYMITAAETWLLRAEAALAYDSDPAAANNSYRMGIETSLKQWEVDQTDIDTFLGSPAATLTGVNDEEQIGTQMWLALTPNYFESWSHIRRTGYPMIPVRTDPELHQGVTNGIMPTRFLYSSFELGSNSANAQEAISRQGANKIDTPVWWDKN; via the coding sequence ATGAAAAACATAAATAACATAATTAGAAATACAGTAGTTATCGCAATGGTAGGAATACTGTTTATTTCATGCGAAAAGCATTTAGAGGATTTATATGATAACCCAAATGCAGTAACTACGATTGATGACTCAGCCTTATTCACGAAGGCCGTTAGAAGTCTTTTTCAAGGAACAACGGATAACGGATCATCACACTTTGCCGGCATGCATGCGCATTATTATGTAGCAGGTAGTACATGGCGCGCACCAGATCAATACGGTGATGGTCATGATGGGGATTACAACAGCATTCTAAGTAGTGGTTATAGTGGTACTATTCGACATATAGAAGAAGTATTGCAGATAACTACAACAGATGGTACTCAAAATAATGTACGCAATGCCATGGCCAATATTATAGCTGTTCTGGGGTATGCCAAGATTACCGATGCGTTTGGTGATGTACCTTATACCGAAGGTGGAAAAGGAAAGTCAGAAGATATCCTTCAGCCTAAGTATGATACTCAAGAGAGTATCTATAAAGACATGATCATAAGATTAACGAATAGCATCGGCATTCTAAAATCAGCTGATCCTGCAATGGGTTATCCTGGTTCTGACCCTATATTTGACAATGACCTTGATAAATGGGTAAGGTTTGCCAATAGTGTTAGATTGAGATTGGGAATGCGTTTACGTTATGCTGATAATGCGCTATCCCAATCAACTGTTGCACAATGTCTTGCTGACCCCTTGATGGAAGACCCTTCCCATGACGCATCTATGATTGAGACAGAAGGTACAGGAAATGCTTGGTTTGGCCGAAGAACTGGTTTCCCCTCAATAAAAATGTCTACAATGTTGATCGATCAATTAGAAGGAACTTCCGATCCTCGATTATCTGTATTTGTAAGTCAAGATGCAAATGGCCAATATTCTGGCATGGTAAACGGACTCACAGATTTGGCCTTTGGAGCTTCAGATTTTGCAAATCAATCAGATATGGGTCTTGCACTATCATCCTCCGAAAGTAAATTATACATGATTACTGCTGCTGAAACTTGGTTGTTAAGAGCCGAAGCAGCTTTGGCATATGACAGTGATCCGGCTGCAGCGAACAATTCGTATAGAATGGGAATTGAAACCTCATTAAAGCAATGGGAAGTTGACCAAACTGATATCGACACCTTTTTAGGGTCGCCAGCAGCAACTTTGACAGGTGTAAATGATGAAGAGCAAATAGGAACACAAATGTGGTTGGCCCTTACCCCTAACTACTTTGAGTCTTGGAGCCATATTAGACGAACTGGATATCCTATGATTCCGGTTAGAACCGATCCTGAATTGCATCAAGGAGTTACAAATGGCATAATGCCTACAAGATTCCTGTATTCATCTTTTGAATTGGGCTCAAATAGTGCAAATGCGCAAGAAGCAATTTCAAGACAAGGTGCCAATAAAATTGATACACCTGTTTGGTGGGATAAAAACTAA
- a CDS encoding PKD domain-containing protein — translation MKYIKILSLFILSIALVNCSEDDEPLTPLADFQFLVEDTQVTFNGTIENATAISWDFGDGSTSSEEDPIYAFSSPGTYDVTMTASGDNGTFTETKQVTILPSFEILLTGGLGRPEGKSWKLKSAYTAGKEGAGIIENDLGLLIASFDNLLAAVGLGSAYEDTFTFVHDGSYKVDNIDGQSLMGIIHASAFHGANITGVSADLANVPLAQAIYTPATDATWELNEEDFTVDTLYPGVGPVTVTFTGKQQLILGEYLGYKETSNIVIIKELTETTMNVAMGIHTEEAFYDVPTLFFHLTFESL, via the coding sequence ATGAAATATATTAAGATATTAAGCCTTTTCATCCTCTCCATCGCTCTGGTCAATTGCAGTGAAGATGATGAGCCGTTGACACCCTTGGCAGATTTTCAGTTTTTGGTTGAAGACACCCAGGTTACCTTTAATGGTACAATTGAAAATGCTACAGCTATTTCTTGGGACTTTGGGGATGGTTCTACAAGTTCTGAAGAAGACCCTATATATGCATTTTCCAGTCCAGGAACCTATGATGTTACAATGACCGCTAGTGGTGACAATGGTACTTTTACCGAAACCAAACAAGTTACCATACTACCATCTTTTGAAATTCTATTAACAGGTGGTTTAGGTAGACCTGAAGGAAAATCATGGAAATTAAAGAGTGCATACACTGCAGGTAAAGAAGGTGCTGGAATCATTGAAAATGATTTAGGGCTTTTAATTGCTTCTTTTGATAATCTACTGGCCGCCGTTGGATTAGGTTCTGCCTATGAAGATACTTTTACTTTTGTTCATGACGGTTCCTATAAAGTGGATAATATTGATGGCCAAAGTTTAATGGGAATTATTCATGCGAGTGCTTTTCATGGAGCAAATATAACTGGAGTTTCAGCTGATCTTGCTAATGTACCATTGGCGCAAGCAATTTATACGCCGGCAACGGATGCGACTTGGGAACTTAATGAAGAAGATTTCACTGTAGATACCCTGTATCCAGGAGTGGGCCCAGTAACTGTAACTTTTACAGGAAAGCAACAGCTAATTCTAGGAGAATACCTTGGGTATAAAGAAACAAGTAACATTGTAATCATTAAAGAACTTACAGAAACAACCATGAATGTTGCTATGGGTATACATACAGAGGAAGCCTTTTATGATGTACCAACCTTGTTCTTTCATTTGACCTTTGAATCACTTTAA
- a CDS encoding aldehyde dehydrogenase — MDILKRQREFFMTQQTKDVSFRKKALKKLQKEIISREDAICDAVYADFKKPKFETLATETQFVLAELKLVLKNLELWARPQRKSATLMNWPSSDWIYSEPYGAVLIIAPWNYPFQLALAPLIGAIAAGNTVVIKPSEATPNTSKITAEIIEAVFPKEHAAVVEGGIEVSQNLLAQKWDYIFFTGSTNVGRIVYESAAKHLTPVTLELGGKNPCIVDESASISLAAKRIVWGKFINAGQTCIASDYILVHKSVKEKLIDALKQNITKGYGENIEDSPDFSRTVNQKHYNGLKKMLEGEEIIFGGNTNDEDNYLSPTLVNEPKLDSTLMHGEIFGPILPIIAYETEDDIHKYIMNYGKPLATYVFSNNKKFQKRIINNYSFGGGAINDTVIQITNKKLPFGGVGASGMGAYHGRTSFDIFSHQKAIIKKANWLDAPLRYPPYNLPMKLVKKVKHLF, encoded by the coding sequence ATGGATATATTGAAAAGACAGCGTGAGTTTTTTATGACCCAGCAAACAAAGGATGTTTCATTCAGGAAAAAAGCCTTAAAAAAGTTACAGAAAGAAATCATCTCTAGAGAGGATGCTATTTGCGATGCTGTCTACGCTGATTTTAAAAAACCTAAGTTTGAAACTTTGGCCACTGAAACACAATTTGTGTTGGCCGAATTAAAATTGGTACTCAAGAATCTTGAATTATGGGCACGACCACAAAGAAAATCGGCCACTTTAATGAATTGGCCATCTTCTGATTGGATTTATAGCGAACCATATGGAGCTGTTTTAATAATAGCTCCCTGGAACTATCCTTTTCAATTAGCCCTTGCCCCTCTTATTGGTGCCATAGCAGCTGGGAACACTGTCGTAATAAAACCCTCTGAAGCAACACCAAACACTTCCAAAATAACCGCTGAAATTATTGAAGCTGTCTTTCCCAAAGAACACGCAGCTGTTGTTGAAGGAGGAATTGAGGTTTCGCAAAATCTATTAGCTCAAAAATGGGATTATATTTTCTTCACAGGAAGTACTAATGTGGGCAGAATCGTTTACGAAAGTGCCGCCAAGCATTTAACCCCGGTAACTTTGGAACTTGGAGGTAAAAACCCTTGCATTGTAGATGAATCTGCTTCTATTTCGTTGGCCGCAAAGCGGATCGTCTGGGGTAAATTCATAAATGCAGGGCAAACTTGTATTGCTTCTGATTACATTTTGGTTCATAAAAGTGTAAAAGAAAAGTTGATTGATGCCTTGAAGCAAAACATTACTAAAGGCTATGGTGAAAACATAGAGGATTCACCCGATTTTTCCCGTACCGTAAATCAAAAACATTACAACGGGCTTAAGAAGATGTTAGAAGGCGAAGAAATCATTTTTGGAGGCAATACCAACGATGAGGACAACTATTTATCTCCTACTTTGGTCAATGAACCAAAGCTGGACAGTACCCTAATGCATGGGGAAATATTCGGTCCCATTTTACCGATTATTGCGTACGAAACCGAAGATGATATTCATAAGTATATTATGAACTACGGAAAGCCTTTGGCAACTTATGTTTTTTCTAACAATAAAAAATTTCAAAAAAGAATTATCAATAATTATAGCTTTGGAGGTGGCGCCATAAACGACACTGTAATTCAAATCACCAATAAAAAACTTCCTTTTGGCGGCGTTGGTGCCAGTGGAATGGGAGCATATCACGGCAGAACATCTTTTGATATTTTTTCACACCAAAAGGCCATTATTAAAAAAGCAAATTGGTTGGATGCCCCGTTGCGCTATCCACCTTATAATTTGCCAATGAAGCTGGTTAAGAAGGTAAAACACTTATTTTAG
- a CDS encoding nitroreductase family protein, whose amino-acid sequence MEKTVTEAIHYRRSVRIYKEDIELDDEKVRQCLVNASLAPTSSNLQLWEFYHVTDKAKLKALAKACFDQPAAKTAKQLVVVVARKDLWRKRSKANLEYLKKGFGNKSKGEYTTREKFVLNYYGKLIPTLYSDFFGIFGLLKYLFFQVIGLFRPIYKQVRNSDVRIVAHKSAGLAAQNFMISMAAMDYDTCPMEGSDTGRVKKILDLPWGAEINMVIGCGVRDEKGVYGPRFRIPFEEVYKKV is encoded by the coding sequence ATGGAAAAAACAGTTACTGAAGCAATTCATTACAGACGCTCTGTACGCATTTATAAAGAAGATATTGAATTGGATGATGAAAAAGTACGTCAGTGCCTAGTCAATGCATCCTTAGCCCCTACTAGTAGCAATTTACAGTTATGGGAATTTTATCATGTTACCGATAAGGCCAAACTCAAAGCCTTGGCAAAAGCCTGTTTTGATCAACCTGCAGCAAAAACCGCTAAACAGCTAGTCGTTGTGGTCGCCAGGAAGGATTTGTGGCGCAAAAGAAGTAAAGCCAATCTTGAGTATCTAAAAAAGGGGTTTGGAAACAAATCAAAAGGAGAATACACTACCAGGGAAAAATTCGTTTTGAATTATTATGGAAAGCTTATTCCTACCCTTTACAGTGACTTTTTTGGAATATTTGGTTTACTTAAGTATCTCTTTTTTCAAGTAATTGGCTTGTTTAGGCCAATTTACAAACAAGTTAGAAATTCTGATGTACGTATAGTGGCACATAAAAGTGCTGGGTTGGCAGCGCAGAATTTTATGATTTCAATGGCCGCCATGGATTATGACACATGCCCCATGGAAGGTAGTGATACTGGGAGGGTCAAAAAGATTTTGGACTTACCATGGGGAGCAGAGATAAATATGGTTATTGGATGTGGTGTTCGTGATGAAAAAGGAGTCTACGGGCCAAGATTCAGAATTCCGTTTGAAGAAGTTTACAAGAAAGTCTAA
- a CDS encoding biotin-dependent carboxyltransferase family protein, producing MLKVLKSGFYTTLQDMGRFGYRHKGVPVSGVMDVSVVKNANRLLENDTNASVLEITMTGPTLQFEENTFIALGGAELSATLNNEPISNYKVYKINAGDILSYGRLTQGFRGYLAIKEGFKSKRVLASQSQYFPITSSGNLIDKEELEYEEVGFFEPKISELKTESLLGETILEVSKGPEYGLLVDEHMEKLFFKEFSVAKEYSRMGYQFEEKINGHKMSMLTSATLPGTVQLTPSGKLIILMKDGQTTGGYPRILQLSDKAISILAQKKFGDRVSFKLV from the coding sequence ATGCTTAAGGTGTTAAAATCAGGTTTTTATACCACACTTCAAGACATGGGTCGTTTTGGGTATCGCCATAAGGGCGTACCAGTTTCGGGAGTAATGGATGTCAGCGTGGTAAAAAATGCCAATAGACTATTGGAGAATGATACTAATGCATCGGTTTTGGAAATAACTATGACCGGGCCTACACTTCAGTTTGAGGAAAACACTTTTATAGCTTTAGGTGGTGCTGAATTGTCTGCTACACTAAACAATGAACCTATAAGCAACTACAAGGTTTATAAAATTAATGCAGGAGATATTCTTTCATATGGTAGATTAACGCAAGGTTTCAGAGGTTATTTAGCAATAAAGGAAGGATTTAAATCAAAGAGAGTTTTAGCAAGTCAGTCACAGTATTTTCCAATTACTTCTTCAGGTAATTTAATCGATAAAGAAGAATTGGAATACGAGGAAGTAGGATTTTTTGAACCAAAAATATCAGAGCTCAAAACAGAATCTCTATTAGGTGAAACCATACTCGAAGTGTCTAAGGGGCCAGAATATGGGTTATTGGTGGATGAACATATGGAAAAGTTATTTTTCAAAGAATTCTCAGTGGCTAAAGAATACAGTAGAATGGGATACCAGTTCGAAGAAAAAATCAATGGGCATAAAATGTCTATGTTGACATCGGCCACATTGCCAGGAACGGTTCAATTAACGCCTTCAGGAAAATTAATAATATTAATGAAGGATGGGCAAACCACTGGGGGTTACCCAAGAATATTGCAACTTTCTGATAAGGCTATCTCTATCTTGGCCCAAAAGAAATTTGGTGATAGGGTTTCTTTTAAACTTGTTTAG
- the pxpB gene encoding 5-oxoprolinase subunit PxpB, with the protein MTNYPISIRPFGAHAVLVEWPKEVHEAILNDILLFTSYLKSQCLDQKEWEMVSAYNSLTLIQRKSRVNFEPFKSQLQKWYSKREGIAQNEKYLWRLPVCYDLDFAIDLEEVAQSLGKTTAEVVKMHTTHEYTVFGIGFLPGFMYLGGLPKTLEVPRRPEPRSKVEKGAVGLAGKQTGIYPQESPGGWNIIGNCSVPIFDANRDEPCFVNVGDKIQFYSISRAEYKLHKIEGEVGIYQFEKIKINA; encoded by the coding sequence GTGACAAATTATCCCATCTCTATTCGCCCTTTTGGTGCACACGCAGTTTTAGTTGAATGGCCAAAAGAAGTTCACGAAGCCATACTGAATGATATTCTACTTTTTACTTCCTATTTAAAGTCACAATGTCTTGACCAAAAAGAATGGGAAATGGTTTCTGCCTATAATTCGCTCACTTTGATTCAGAGAAAAAGTAGAGTGAATTTTGAACCTTTCAAAAGCCAATTACAGAAATGGTATTCGAAACGTGAAGGTATTGCACAAAATGAAAAGTATTTATGGAGATTACCTGTTTGTTACGATTTGGATTTTGCCATAGATTTAGAAGAAGTTGCCCAATCTTTAGGAAAAACAACGGCAGAAGTAGTAAAAATGCATACAACACATGAGTATACAGTGTTCGGCATAGGGTTTTTACCTGGTTTTATGTATTTAGGCGGGTTGCCAAAGACTTTGGAAGTTCCTAGAAGACCAGAACCTAGGTCAAAAGTTGAAAAAGGTGCTGTTGGTTTGGCGGGTAAGCAAACGGGAATATATCCTCAGGAATCCCCTGGGGGATGGAATATAATCGGTAATTGTTCAGTCCCAATATTCGATGCCAATAGAGATGAGCCTTGTTTTGTAAATGTTGGAGATAAAATTCAGTTTTATTCCATTTCTAGGGCAGAATACAAACTACATAAGATTGAAGGTGAAGTAGGAATATATCAATTTGAAAAAATTAAGATAAATGCTTAA
- the pxpA gene encoding 5-oxoprolinase subunit PxpA, with protein sequence MKKFHVDINCDVGEGVGNEESLLPLISSCNIACGGHTGNYESMTHVVKLAKEYNVLVGAHPSYPDKENFGRVTMKVEHNDLIDSIKRQIYDLEKILRTNQMELHHIKPHGALYNDLAKSEALSEVFLRAIDSYKNSVFLYLPPNSIIKRMAQSRGFRIKNEAFADRSYHQDLSLVSRKLPNAVLNNPKEVLTHLVKMVKKDKVLTIDDKEISIKADTYCLHGDTPNALQILMYLVQELPKQQIQILK encoded by the coding sequence ATGAAAAAGTTTCATGTTGATATAAATTGTGATGTGGGTGAAGGAGTAGGTAATGAAGAAAGTTTATTGCCTTTAATTTCATCCTGTAATATTGCCTGTGGAGGACATACTGGTAATTATGAATCTATGACCCATGTTGTGAAACTGGCCAAAGAATATAATGTTTTGGTTGGTGCTCACCCTTCTTATCCTGACAAAGAGAATTTTGGAAGGGTTACTATGAAGGTTGAGCATAATGATTTAATCGACAGTATAAAACGACAAATTTATGACCTAGAAAAAATTCTGAGGACAAACCAAATGGAATTACACCATATAAAACCACATGGTGCTTTATACAATGATCTTGCTAAGAGCGAAGCTTTATCAGAAGTGTTTCTTAGGGCCATTGATTCTTACAAAAATTCGGTATTTCTTTACTTACCGCCAAATTCAATTATTAAAAGAATGGCTCAGAGTCGTGGATTTAGAATCAAAAATGAGGCATTTGCAGATAGAAGTTACCACCAAGATTTAAGTTTAGTGTCAAGAAAGCTTCCGAATGCAGTACTCAATAATCCGAAAGAAGTTTTAACACATTTGGTGAAAATGGTAAAGAAAGACAAGGTTTTAACCATTGACGACAAGGAAATATCCATTAAAGCTGACACCTATTGTTTACATGGGGATACACCCAATGCATTACAAATTTTAATGTACCTTGTCCAAGAATTGCCCAAACAACAAATTCAGATTCTAAAGTGA
- a CDS encoding Nramp family divalent metal transporter — translation MFKKIGPGVLVAAAFIGPGTVTACTLAGVGFGYALLWAMLLSILATVVLQEMSARLGVVTQKGLADAIKQELKTPLLRYFMIGIVLAAIVIGNAAYEAGNIGGATLGMQALFGTSYSGFYPLIIGFLAFLLLYLGNYKTLEKVFVTLVILMSISFLMTAIITKPNISEVLKGMLIPNIPEQSLLTIIALVGTTVVPYNLFLHASLVSEKWKSKDDLPVARKDTMISIVVGGMVSMSIMVAAAAIPGNEVTNVMDLAKGLEPLYGDSAKYFMGIGLLAAGITSAITAPLAAAYVVNSCFGWKAGLKDIKFRIVWISILGLGIFFLSFGIKPIEIIKFAQVANGILLPVIAIFLLWVVNKSSVMGSFKNTKTQNILGFVIIVLAVVLGAKSIFKVIGIF, via the coding sequence ATGTTCAAAAAAATTGGCCCTGGTGTATTGGTTGCTGCTGCATTCATTGGTCCAGGAACTGTAACTGCTTGTACTTTGGCAGGTGTGGGTTTTGGTTATGCATTGTTATGGGCAATGCTATTATCCATATTGGCTACGGTTGTTCTTCAGGAGATGTCGGCTCGTTTAGGTGTTGTCACGCAAAAAGGGCTGGCAGATGCCATAAAACAAGAATTGAAAACACCTTTGCTTCGTTATTTTATGATAGGTATTGTGCTGGCGGCCATTGTCATTGGAAATGCCGCTTATGAGGCCGGTAATATTGGTGGAGCTACTTTGGGTATGCAGGCTCTTTTTGGCACTTCGTATTCAGGTTTTTATCCATTGATTATAGGGTTTTTGGCATTTCTATTACTCTACCTTGGAAACTATAAGACTTTGGAGAAAGTATTTGTAACCTTGGTAATCTTGATGAGTATCTCATTTTTAATGACAGCGATTATAACCAAACCTAACATAAGTGAAGTTTTAAAAGGAATGTTGATACCTAATATTCCCGAACAAAGCTTACTCACGATTATAGCTTTGGTCGGTACTACGGTAGTACCTTATAATCTTTTTCTTCATGCAAGTCTTGTGAGTGAAAAGTGGAAATCGAAAGATGATTTGCCAGTTGCCAGAAAAGATACGATGATATCAATCGTCGTAGGTGGCATGGTATCAATGTCTATTATGGTTGCTGCAGCGGCGATTCCTGGGAATGAGGTAACGAATGTCATGGATTTGGCAAAAGGATTAGAACCACTTTATGGCGATAGCGCCAAGTATTTTATGGGTATTGGCTTATTGGCAGCGGGAATCACTTCGGCAATAACGGCACCTTTAGCCGCCGCGTATGTGGTCAACAGTTGTTTCGGATGGAAAGCTGGTCTAAAGGATATTAAATTTAGAATTGTTTGGATTTCGATTTTAGGGTTGGGTATTTTTTTCCTGTCGTTCGGAATCAAACCAATTGAAATAATCAAATTTGCTCAGGTTGCCAATGGCATATTACTTCCGGTTATCGCCATTTTTCTCTTGTGGGTTGTGAATAAATCTTCTGTAATGGGTAGCTTCAAAAACACAAAAACACAGAATATTTTAGGGTTCGTTATTATTGTACTTGCGGTTGTTTTGGGAGCAAAAAGTATCTTTAAGGTAATTGGTATTTTTTAA
- a CDS encoding DUF2891 domain-containing protein, translated as MFKNLLQFLFLCLLALGCKEEQNPKGTNTELQEAPQLTLDEANRLASLPFGCIQVEYPNKLGQSLHDSTHIKPPKELHPAFYGCYDWHSSVHGHWSLVSLLKQFSSLDNNVLIRNMLMDNISKEHIETEIAYFKMTGNKSYERTYGWAWLLKLAEELHTWDDPMAKELETNLEPLTHLIIEGYMEFLPKLNYPIRVGEHSNTAFGLSLAWDYARTTGHIELQKVIETSVERFYMNDEGCPLSWEPSGFDFLSPCLEEANLVRKVVAPVVFKTWFNKFLPQLADANFVLDPGEVSDRTDGKLVHIDGLNFSRAWCLYGIAKALPEYKHLANIANEHVVYSLPSIVDGNYEGTHWLGSFAINALNNTK; from the coding sequence ATGTTTAAGAATTTACTCCAATTTCTTTTCTTGTGTTTATTGGCTCTAGGATGTAAAGAAGAACAGAATCCGAAAGGAACGAATACGGAATTACAAGAAGCCCCTCAATTAACTTTGGACGAAGCAAATAGATTGGCGAGTTTACCTTTTGGTTGTATTCAAGTAGAATATCCAAATAAACTAGGACAAAGTCTACATGATTCTACACATATTAAACCTCCAAAGGAGTTACATCCTGCATTTTATGGTTGTTACGATTGGCATTCTTCTGTACATGGACATTGGTCTTTGGTTTCTCTGTTAAAACAATTTTCAAGCCTTGATAACAATGTTTTGATAAGAAATATGTTGATGGACAATATTTCAAAAGAACATATAGAAACAGAAATTGCTTATTTCAAAATGACGGGGAATAAATCTTATGAAAGAACATACGGATGGGCCTGGCTATTGAAATTGGCAGAGGAACTTCACACTTGGGATGACCCAATGGCCAAAGAATTGGAAACTAACCTCGAACCGTTGACCCATTTGATTATCGAGGGATATATGGAATTTCTACCAAAATTAAATTATCCCATACGAGTAGGTGAACATAGCAATACTGCTTTTGGATTGTCATTGGCATGGGATTATGCAAGAACAACTGGCCATATAGAACTTCAAAAGGTAATAGAAACTAGTGTAGAGCGCTTTTATATGAATGATGAGGGATGTCCTTTAAGTTGGGAACCGAGTGGTTTTGATTTTTTATCGCCATGTCTTGAAGAGGCTAACTTGGTACGAAAGGTGGTTGCCCCAGTTGTTTTTAAAACATGGTTCAATAAGTTTTTACCTCAATTGGCAGATGCCAATTTTGTTTTGGATCCAGGAGAAGTGTCAGATCGGACAGATGGTAAGTTAGTACATATAGATGGTCTCAATTTTAGCAGGGCGTGGTGTTTATACGGCATTGCGAAGGCATTACCTGAATATAAACATCTTGCGAACATAGCCAATGAGCATGTTGTCTATTCTCTTCCCAGTATTGTTGACGGAAACTACGAAGGAACTCATTGGTTAGGTTCTTTTGCTATTAATGCGTTAAATAACACCAAATAG
- a CDS encoding pyridoxal phosphate-dependent aminotransferase, which translates to MRNLDRRNWLKTVGLSGSFALLGGFDVMAFENSKQFLYEGDVARLNANENPYGPSPLVRKTIADNFDVGCRYPFRTLASLVKMIAAKEGVDKNHVVITGGSTEGLKAAGLTFGGFGEGELIAADPTFQSMLRYAETFGSKVHRVPVNAKMEHDLDAMASKINSKTKLIFICNPNNPTGTLLDRNKLIDFCKSHDKKAVIFSDEAYYDFIMEPDYPSMIELVKAGRNVIVSKTFSKVYGLAGLRVGYLIARPDIATKLKASVMANTNTLAIEAAKTAIKDDEFYKFSLLNNVEGKTHIYETLDELGLEYIKSHTNFIFFKTGRHINDMLTTFQKEGVLIGRPFPPFYDWARISTGKMEDVKRFTTALKKIIG; encoded by the coding sequence ATGAGAAATTTAGATAGAAGAAATTGGCTTAAAACTGTTGGTCTTTCCGGCAGTTTTGCCCTTTTAGGAGGTTTTGATGTAATGGCCTTCGAAAATTCAAAACAATTCTTATACGAAGGTGATGTGGCAAGACTTAATGCCAATGAAAACCCTTACGGGCCTTCACCCCTAGTTCGCAAAACAATTGCTGACAATTTTGATGTTGGATGTCGATACCCATTTAGAACTTTGGCTTCTTTGGTCAAAATGATTGCCGCAAAAGAAGGAGTAGACAAAAATCATGTCGTAATCACTGGTGGATCCACAGAAGGTTTGAAAGCAGCAGGTTTGACCTTCGGAGGGTTTGGCGAAGGCGAACTTATTGCGGCAGACCCAACTTTTCAGTCAATGCTAAGATATGCCGAGACATTTGGCTCTAAAGTTCATAGGGTGCCAGTAAATGCCAAAATGGAACACGACTTAGATGCCATGGCTTCCAAAATAAATTCAAAAACCAAACTAATTTTTATTTGCAATCCGAATAATCCTACAGGGACCTTATTGGATAGAAATAAACTCATTGATTTTTGTAAATCCCATGATAAGAAAGCAGTGATTTTTAGTGATGAGGCATACTATGATTTTATTATGGAACCCGATTACCCATCAATGATTGAGTTGGTAAAAGCAGGGCGTAACGTTATTGTATCAAAGACTTTTTCAAAAGTATATGGTCTGGCCGGTTTACGCGTTGGTTATCTCATAGCCAGACCAGATATTGCCACGAAACTAAAAGCGAGTGTAATGGCAAATACCAATACTTTGGCCATTGAAGCTGCTAAAACAGCTATAAAAGATGATGAATTTTACAAATTCAGTCTATTGAACAATGTTGAAGGCAAAACCCATATCTACGAGACCTTGGATGAGCTAGGTCTAGAATATATTAAATCCCATACAAACTTTATTTTTTTTAAGACTGGTAGGCATATCAATGACATGCTCACTACATTCCAAAAGGAGGGTGTATTGATCGGCAGGCCATTTCCACCATTCTACGATTGGGCAAGAATCAGTACCGGTAAAATGGAAGATGTAAAGCGTTTTACAACAGCTTTGAAGAAAATTATTGGGTAA